A genomic window from Streptomyces mirabilis includes:
- a CDS encoding DUF2637 domain-containing protein, translating into MRLTDISLNWLLPGAVLLLGLLAAVAVLARSKRSGENASSNNDDSWERSEERRRRKEAVYGTASYVLLFCCAAVAAALSFHGLVGFGQQNLGLTDGWEYLVPFGLDGAAMFCSVLAVREASHGDAALGSRILVWTFAGAAAWFNWVHAPRGVDHSGAPQFFAGMSLSAAVLFDRALKQTRRAALREQGLVPRPLPQIRIVRWLRAPRETYSAWSLMLLENVRTLDEAVEEVREDKRQKEQNRLRRRNEERVERAHLKALSRGHRGLPGRGGGGGRQQLETTVERAPAQATAEPAIAPELPVRSRPSLQPVRKSGDPITVDLTAEDDTMALPRLDSLERKLKDLEQQFG; encoded by the coding sequence ATGAGATTGACCGACATATCGCTGAACTGGCTGCTTCCGGGCGCCGTTTTGCTCCTGGGACTGCTGGCGGCGGTGGCGGTGCTCGCGCGCAGCAAGCGGTCCGGGGAGAACGCGAGCAGCAACAACGACGACTCGTGGGAGCGCAGCGAGGAGCGTCGCAGGCGCAAGGAAGCCGTCTACGGCACGGCCTCCTATGTGCTGCTCTTCTGCTGTGCCGCGGTCGCCGCGGCACTCTCCTTCCACGGCCTCGTCGGCTTCGGCCAGCAGAACCTCGGACTCACCGACGGGTGGGAGTACCTCGTCCCGTTCGGTCTGGACGGCGCGGCCATGTTCTGCTCCGTCCTCGCCGTGCGCGAGGCCAGCCACGGTGACGCGGCGCTCGGCTCCCGGATACTCGTGTGGACCTTCGCCGGTGCCGCCGCCTGGTTCAACTGGGTGCACGCTCCGCGGGGTGTGGATCACTCGGGCGCTCCCCAGTTCTTCGCGGGCATGTCCCTGTCGGCCGCCGTGCTGTTCGACCGGGCGCTGAAGCAGACCCGCCGTGCCGCGCTCCGTGAGCAGGGCCTGGTCCCGCGTCCGCTGCCGCAGATCCGTATCGTCCGCTGGCTGCGCGCGCCCCGTGAGACGTACAGCGCCTGGTCGCTGATGCTCCTGGAGAACGTCCGCACGCTGGACGAGGCGGTCGAGGAGGTCCGCGAGGACAAGCGCCAGAAGGAGCAGAACCGTCTGCGTCGGCGGAACGAGGAGCGGGTCGAGCGGGCGCACCTCAAGGCGCTCAGCCGCGGTCACCGGGGCCTGCCCGGCCGTGGTGGTGGCGGTGGCCGGCAGCAGCTGGAGACGACCGTGGAGCGTGCTCCCGCGCAGGCCACCGCGGAGCCTGCCATAGCGCCGGAGCTGCCCGTACGCTCACGGCCCTCCCTTCAGCCCGTCCGCAAGAGTGGTGACCCGATCACCGTCGATCTCACCGCGGAGGACGACACCATGGCCCTGCCGCGACTCGACTCCCTGGAGCGCAAGCTCAAGGACCTGGAGCAGCAGTTCGGCTGA
- a CDS encoding (2Fe-2S)-binding protein, whose product MRVNFTVNGRPQEADDVWEGESLLYVLRERLGLPGSKNACEQGECGSCTVRLDGVPVCSCLVAAGQVEGREVVTVEGLAEFAKQRAEHGGCATGSCGTSLDEARRWESKPQDSHTGEGGQLSPIQQAFIDAGAVQCGFCTPGLLVAADEMLERNPTPTDADIREALSGNLCRCTGYEKIMDAVRLAAARQSEAV is encoded by the coding sequence ATGCGTGTCAATTTCACGGTCAACGGCCGTCCCCAGGAAGCCGACGACGTGTGGGAGGGCGAGTCCCTGCTGTACGTGTTGCGCGAGCGCCTGGGCCTGCCCGGCTCCAAGAACGCCTGCGAGCAGGGCGAGTGCGGTTCCTGCACGGTCCGTCTGGACGGCGTGCCGGTGTGCTCGTGTCTGGTCGCGGCCGGCCAGGTCGAGGGCCGCGAGGTCGTCACTGTCGAGGGCCTCGCGGAGTTCGCCAAGCAGCGCGCGGAGCACGGCGGTTGCGCCACCGGCTCCTGCGGCACCTCGCTGGACGAGGCCAGGCGCTGGGAGTCGAAGCCCCAGGACTCCCACACCGGCGAGGGTGGACAACTCTCGCCGATCCAGCAGGCGTTCATCGACGCCGGCGCCGTCCAGTGCGGCTTCTGCACCCCGGGTCTGCTGGTCGCCGCCGACGAGATGCTGGAGCGCAACCCCACGCCGACCGACGCGGACATCCGCGAGGCGCTCTCCGGCAACCTGTGCCGGTGCACCGGCTACGAGAAGATCATGGACGCGGTCCGCCTCGCGGCCGCCCGGCAGTCCGAGGCGGTCTGA
- a CDS encoding xanthine dehydrogenase family protein subunit M: MDFLRPASWEEALAAKAEHPTAVPIAGGTDVMVEINFDHRRPEYLLDLNRVGELSEWEVGAESVRLGASVPYTRIMENLRGELPGLALASHTVASPQIRNRGGVGGNLGTASPAGDAHPALLAAGAEVEAESVRGSRLIPIDAFYTGVKRNALAPDELIRAVHIKKADGPQQYSKVGTRNAMVIAVCAFGLALHPETRTVRTGIGSAAPTPVRARAAEEFLNAALDEGGFWDNGKIITPSVAKQFADLCSAACNPIDDVRGTASYRRHAVGIMARRTLTWTWESYRGTAAHTEGVA, from the coding sequence ATGGACTTCCTTCGCCCCGCCAGCTGGGAGGAGGCGCTCGCCGCGAAGGCCGAGCACCCCACCGCTGTGCCGATTGCGGGTGGCACCGATGTGATGGTCGAGATCAACTTCGATCACCGCCGGCCCGAGTACCTCCTCGACCTGAACCGCGTCGGCGAGCTGAGCGAGTGGGAGGTCGGCGCCGAGAGCGTGCGCCTGGGCGCCTCCGTCCCGTACACCCGGATCATGGAGAACCTCCGCGGCGAGCTTCCCGGCCTGGCCCTGGCCTCCCACACCGTGGCCTCTCCCCAGATCCGCAACCGCGGCGGCGTCGGCGGCAACCTCGGCACCGCCTCCCCGGCCGGCGACGCCCACCCCGCCCTGCTCGCGGCCGGCGCCGAGGTCGAGGCCGAGTCCGTACGGGGATCGCGTCTGATCCCGATCGACGCGTTCTACACCGGCGTGAAGCGCAACGCGCTCGCGCCCGACGAGCTGATCCGCGCCGTCCACATCAAGAAGGCCGACGGCCCCCAGCAGTACTCCAAGGTCGGCACCCGCAACGCCATGGTGATCGCGGTCTGCGCCTTCGGCCTGGCCCTGCACCCCGAGACGCGTACGGTCCGCACCGGCATCGGCTCCGCCGCGCCGACCCCCGTCCGGGCGAGGGCCGCCGAGGAGTTCCTGAACGCGGCGCTCGACGAGGGCGGGTTCTGGGACAACGGAAAGATCATCACCCCGTCGGTCGCCAAGCAGTTCGCGGACCTCTGCTCCGCCGCCTGCAACCCGATCGACGACGTCCGGGGCACCGCGAGCTACCGCCGCCACGCGGTCGGCATCATGGCCCGCCGCACCCTGACCTGGACCTGGGAGTCGTACCGCGGCACCGCCGCTCACACGGAGGGAGTCGCGTAA
- a CDS encoding GntR family transcriptional regulator, with protein sequence MEQAGSLSARGSTGSAAPDIRTASVRVPAQARAADVERERGVASDESRSASGARGEHTHSEPPIPHPRVESARPVEAARPVEAARPMETARPVVQRASVRGQILDALRTALVAGELAPGQVYSAPVLGERFGVSATPVREAMQQLALEGAVEVVPNRGFRVVRRGTRELAELAEIRALLEVPVVLRLARTVPAARWAELRPLAEAAARAASTGCRATYAECDRAFHHAILALAGNDQLVQIADDLHRRAQWPLVGGPVPRGRADLMADAAEHLALLDALTAQDLPAVQSLVREHFADH encoded by the coding sequence GTGGAGCAGGCCGGTTCGCTGAGCGCGCGCGGTTCCACCGGGTCGGCGGCCCCGGACATCCGTACGGCGTCCGTCCGGGTGCCCGCACAGGCGCGGGCGGCGGACGTCGAGCGGGAGCGGGGCGTGGCCTCGGACGAGTCCCGGTCCGCCTCCGGGGCCCGTGGCGAGCACACCCACAGCGAGCCGCCCATCCCGCACCCCCGCGTGGAGAGCGCGCGCCCTGTCGAGGCCGCGCGCCCTGTCGAGGCCGCGCGCCCCATGGAGACCGCGCGCCCCGTGGTCCAGCGGGCCTCGGTCCGCGGGCAGATCCTCGACGCCCTGCGCACCGCCCTCGTCGCGGGCGAGCTCGCCCCCGGTCAGGTGTACTCGGCGCCCGTGCTCGGCGAACGCTTCGGGGTGTCCGCCACACCCGTACGCGAGGCGATGCAGCAGCTCGCCCTCGAAGGCGCCGTCGAGGTCGTACCGAACCGGGGCTTCCGGGTCGTCCGGCGCGGGACGCGCGAGCTGGCCGAACTCGCCGAGATCCGCGCCCTCCTCGAAGTGCCGGTGGTGCTGCGCCTCGCCCGCACGGTGCCCGCCGCGCGCTGGGCCGAACTGCGCCCGCTCGCCGAGGCGGCGGCGCGTGCCGCATCCACGGGGTGCCGTGCCACCTACGCCGAGTGCGACCGCGCCTTCCACCACGCGATCCTCGCCCTCGCCGGCAACGACCAGCTCGTGCAGATCGCCGACGACCTGCACCGCCGCGCCCAGTGGCCCCTCGTCGGCGGCCCCGTCCCGCGTGGCCGCGCGGACCTCATGGCCGACGCCGCCGAGCACCTCGCCCTCCTGGACGCCCTGACGGCCCAGGACCTCCCGGCCGTCCAGTCCCTCGTGCGAGAGCACTTCGCCGACCACTAG
- a CDS encoding ATP-binding protein, producing the protein MKRQVRGGGPVAIGASSAQAVEEEATDGTREPTAAQLRRRLARADLRAVPEARRALRELLRHWGKPEKSEIAELLTSELVTNALIHTDHDAVLTATVGPRGLRVEVRDFVGRRPRLRVPIADDGTHGRGLVLVQSLADAWGVRPHGVGKSVWFELDGSAV; encoded by the coding sequence ATGAAGAGGCAGGTACGAGGAGGCGGTCCCGTGGCCATCGGGGCCTCCTCGGCACAGGCAGTGGAGGAAGAAGCGACCGACGGTACGAGGGAACCGACCGCCGCGCAGCTCAGGCGGCGGCTGGCCAGGGCCGACCTACGGGCGGTGCCAGAGGCCCGCAGGGCGCTGAGGGAACTCTTACGGCACTGGGGGAAGCCGGAGAAGTCCGAGATAGCCGAGTTGCTGACCAGCGAACTCGTCACCAACGCCCTCATCCACACCGACCATGACGCGGTCCTGACGGCCACCGTCGGACCCCGCGGACTCCGCGTGGAGGTGAGGGACTTCGTGGGACGCAGGCCCAGACTGCGGGTACCGATCGCCGACGACGGTACGCACGGCAGAGGCCTCGTCCTGGTCCAGTCACTCGCGGACGCCTGGGGGGTACGCCCCCACGGCGTGGGCAAGTCGGTCTGGTTCGAACTGGACGGCAGCGCGGTGTAG
- a CDS encoding PucR family transcriptional regulator → MRLRALLDTDALGLRLLGGEDELDRTVRGVMTTDLKDPSRYLSGGELVLTGLAWRHGAADSEPFVRILAAAGVAALAAGEAELGDVPEDLVLACVRHRLPLFAVHESVAFATITEHVVRQVSGERAGDLAAVVDRHRRMMTSGPAGGGPDVVLDLLGTDLDLRAWVLSPTGRPIAGSKLAGAALPADVSAKLAAEHLAAARTGRRGPHRVLVGTTTYSLFPIRSSGRSAAASRDVRETVLSDWLLAVEADAGDWPAERLDLLQGVTQLIAVERDRRDAARTVRRRLAQEVLELVQTGAAPAEIAARLRVAAPVLLPGLGAAPHWQVVVARVEWDEVGGGIEGGPVAQSLLEEILVDPLTSGPEHSDRIAVAHTGEEAIALVPLPAVSAEHDGSEAGILADALLEAVRDPLSAGLNDDGRLTLGVSAAVHSAEGLRGALEEARHARRVAAARPGRVCAAGHQELASHVLLLPFVPDDVRRAFTARLLDPLRDYDRRHRAELIPTLEAFLDCDGSWTRCATRLHLHVNTLRYRVGRIEQLTGRDLSRLEDKLDFFLALRMS, encoded by the coding sequence ATGCGGCTGCGCGCACTGCTGGACACCGACGCGCTGGGCCTGCGGCTGCTCGGCGGCGAGGACGAGCTGGACCGCACGGTACGCGGTGTGATGACCACGGACCTCAAGGACCCCAGCCGCTACCTCTCCGGCGGCGAGCTGGTCCTCACCGGGCTCGCCTGGCGGCACGGCGCCGCGGACTCCGAGCCCTTCGTACGGATCCTGGCGGCGGCCGGGGTCGCGGCCCTCGCCGCCGGTGAGGCGGAGCTCGGCGACGTCCCGGAGGACCTCGTCCTGGCCTGCGTCCGGCACCGGCTGCCGCTGTTCGCCGTGCACGAGTCGGTGGCGTTCGCGACGATCACCGAGCATGTCGTACGACAGGTCTCGGGCGAGCGCGCCGGGGACCTCGCGGCCGTGGTGGACCGGCACCGGCGGATGATGACGTCCGGCCCGGCGGGCGGCGGCCCCGACGTGGTCCTCGACCTGCTCGGCACCGACCTGGACCTGCGGGCCTGGGTGCTCTCCCCCACCGGACGCCCCATCGCCGGTTCGAAGCTCGCCGGGGCCGCGCTGCCCGCGGACGTGTCCGCGAAGCTGGCCGCGGAGCACCTCGCGGCGGCGCGCACCGGGCGGCGCGGACCGCACCGGGTGCTCGTGGGTACGACGACCTACTCCCTCTTCCCGATCCGCTCCTCCGGGCGCTCCGCGGCCGCCTCCCGCGATGTGCGCGAGACGGTGCTCTCCGACTGGCTGCTCGCGGTCGAGGCGGACGCCGGGGACTGGCCCGCGGAGCGGCTCGACCTGCTCCAGGGCGTCACCCAGCTGATCGCGGTCGAGCGGGACCGGCGGGACGCGGCGCGCACGGTACGGCGCCGACTCGCGCAGGAGGTCCTCGAACTGGTGCAGACGGGGGCGGCCCCCGCGGAGATCGCGGCCCGGCTGCGCGTCGCCGCGCCGGTGCTGCTGCCCGGGCTCGGCGCCGCACCGCACTGGCAGGTGGTGGTGGCCCGCGTCGAGTGGGACGAAGTGGGGGGCGGGATCGAGGGCGGGCCGGTCGCCCAGTCGCTCCTGGAGGAGATCCTCGTCGACCCGCTGACCAGCGGTCCCGAGCACTCCGACCGGATCGCCGTCGCCCATACGGGTGAGGAGGCGATCGCGCTCGTCCCTCTTCCGGCGGTCTCCGCGGAACACGACGGCTCCGAGGCGGGCATCCTCGCGGACGCCCTTCTGGAGGCCGTACGCGACCCGCTGTCGGCCGGCCTGAACGACGACGGGCGGCTCACGCTCGGCGTCAGCGCCGCCGTGCACTCGGCCGAGGGGCTGCGTGGCGCCCTGGAGGAGGCCCGGCACGCGCGCCGGGTCGCCGCCGCCCGCCCCGGCCGGGTCTGCGCGGCCGGGCACCAGGAGCTGGCCTCGCACGTCCTCCTGCTGCCCTTCGTGCCGGACGACGTACGCCGCGCCTTCACCGCGCGCCTGCTCGACCCGCTCCGGGACTACGACCGCCGCCACCGCGCCGAACTCATCCCCACCCTGGAGGCGTTCCTCGACTGCGACGGCTCCTGGACGCGCTGCGCCACGCGGCTCCACCTGCACGTCAACACACTGCGCTACCGGGTGGGCCGCATCGAACAGTTGACGGGCCGGGACCTCTCCCGCCTCGAGGACAAGCTCGACTTCTTCCTCGCGTTGCGCATGAGCTGA
- a CDS encoding pyruvate dehydrogenase has translation MAKQNVAEQFVDILVRAGVKRLYGVVGDSLNPVVDAIRRNAAIDWIHVRHEETAAFAAGAEAQITGKLAACAGSCGPGNLHLINGLYDAHRSMAPVLALASHIPSSEIGLGYFQETHPDQVFRECSHYNEMISNPKQMPRLLQTAIQHAVGQSGVSVVSLPGDIASEPAPDKALQTALVTSRPTVRPGDTEIDELVAMIDEADRITLFCGSGTAGAHAEVMEFAEKIKSPVGHALRGKEWIQYDNPYDVGMSGLLGYGAAYEATHECDLLILLGTDFPYNAFLPDDVKIAQVDVRPERLGRRSKLDLAVWGDVKETLRCLTPRVKPKGNRRFLDKMLKKHADALEGVVKAYTRKVEKHVPIHPEYVASVLDELADEDAVFTVDTGMCNVWAARYISPNGRRRVIGSFSHGSMANALPMAIGAQFTDRGRQVVSMSGDGGFAMLMGDFLTLVQYDLPVKVVLFNNSALSMVELEMLVAGLPSYGTTNKNPDFGAVARACGAYGVRVEKPKDLTGALKAAFKHKGPALVDVVTDPNALSIPPKISAEMVTGFALSASKMVLDGGVGRMVQMARSNLRNVPRP, from the coding sequence ATGGCCAAGCAGAACGTCGCCGAGCAGTTCGTCGACATCCTCGTCCGTGCGGGCGTCAAGCGCCTGTACGGCGTCGTCGGCGACAGCCTCAACCCGGTGGTGGACGCGATCCGGCGCAACGCGGCGATCGACTGGATCCACGTCCGGCACGAGGAGACAGCCGCCTTCGCCGCCGGGGCCGAGGCCCAGATCACCGGCAAGCTCGCCGCCTGCGCCGGCTCCTGCGGCCCCGGCAACCTCCACCTCATCAACGGTCTGTACGACGCCCACCGCTCCATGGCCCCGGTTCTCGCCCTCGCCTCGCACATCCCCTCCAGCGAGATCGGCCTCGGCTACTTCCAGGAGACCCACCCGGACCAGGTCTTCCGCGAGTGCAGTCACTACAACGAGATGATCTCCAACCCGAAGCAGATGCCGAGGCTCCTGCAGACCGCCATCCAGCACGCGGTGGGCCAGTCGGGTGTCAGCGTCGTCTCCCTCCCCGGCGACATCGCCTCCGAGCCCGCCCCGGACAAGGCCCTGCAGACCGCCCTCGTCACCTCCCGGCCCACGGTCCGTCCCGGCGACACCGAGATCGACGAGCTCGTCGCGATGATCGACGAGGCCGACAGAATCACGCTCTTCTGCGGCAGCGGCACGGCGGGCGCGCACGCCGAGGTCATGGAGTTCGCGGAGAAGATCAAGTCCCCGGTCGGACACGCGCTGCGAGGCAAGGAGTGGATCCAGTACGACAACCCGTATGACGTCGGTATGAGCGGCTTGCTCGGCTACGGCGCCGCCTACGAGGCCACCCACGAGTGCGACCTGCTGATCCTGCTCGGCACCGACTTTCCGTACAACGCCTTCCTCCCGGACGACGTCAAGATCGCCCAGGTCGACGTCCGGCCCGAGCGCCTGGGCCGCCGCTCCAAGCTGGATCTCGCGGTGTGGGGCGATGTGAAGGAGACCCTGCGCTGTCTGACGCCCCGGGTGAAGCCCAAGGGGAACCGTCGTTTCCTCGACAAGATGCTGAAGAAGCACGCGGACGCGCTCGAGGGTGTCGTCAAGGCGTACACGCGCAAGGTCGAGAAGCACGTGCCGATCCACCCGGAGTACGTGGCCTCCGTCCTCGACGAACTCGCCGACGAGGACGCGGTGTTCACGGTCGACACCGGGATGTGCAACGTGTGGGCGGCCCGCTACATCTCGCCCAACGGCCGCCGCCGGGTCATCGGTTCGTTCTCGCACGGTTCGATGGCGAACGCGCTGCCGATGGCGATCGGCGCCCAGTTCACCGACCGGGGCCGACAGGTCGTCTCGATGTCCGGAGACGGCGGGTTCGCCATGCTGATGGGCGACTTCCTCACCCTCGTCCAGTACGACCTGCCGGTGAAGGTCGTCCTCTTCAACAACTCCGCCCTGAGCATGGTCGAGTTGGAGATGCTGGTCGCCGGGCTGCCCTCGTACGGGACCACGAACAAGAACCCCGACTTCGGGGCCGTCGCGCGTGCGTGCGGGGCGTACGGCGTGCGCGTCGAGAAGCCCAAGGACCTCACCGGCGCCTTGAAGGCCGCCTTCAAGCACAAGGGCCCCGCCCTCGTCGACGTCGTCACCGACCCCAACGCCCTGTCCATCCCGCCGAAGATCAGCGCGGAGATGGTGACCGGGTTCGCCCTGTCGGCGTCGAAGATGGTCCTGGACGGGGGCGTCGGTCGGATGGTGCAGATGGCCCGCTCCAACCTGCGCAACGTGCCGCGTCCTTGA
- a CDS encoding xanthine dehydrogenase family protein molybdopterin-binding subunit has protein sequence MGTTGTPTNLTQGSRTRGGIGESTLRPDGILKVTGEFAYSSDMWHEDMLWGQILRSTVAHAEIVSIDTGEALATPGVHAVMTYDDLPTEVKNYGLEIQDTPVLAHGKVRHHGEPVAIVAADHPETARRAAAKIKVEYRELPVITDEASATAPDAILIHENRDDHHIGHVPHPNIVHRQPIVRGNVEEAAKKADFVVKGEYTFGMQDQAFLGPESGLAVPAEDGGVDLYIATQWLHSDLRQIAPVLGLPEDKVRMTLSGVGGAFGGREDLSMQIHACLLALRTGKPVKIVYNRFESFFGHVHRHPAKLYYEHGATKDGKLTHLKARIVLDGGAYASASPAVVGNASSLGAGPYVVDDVDIEAIALYTNNPPCGAMRGFGAVQACFAYEAQMDKLADKVGMDRVAFRQLNAMEQGTVMPTGQVVDSPAPVAELLRRVKAMPLPPEQQWLAAGEAADVRQLPGGLSNTTHGEGVVRGVGYAVGIKNVGFSEGFDDYSTAKVRMEVVGGEPVATVHTAMAEVGQGGVTVHAQIARTELGVARVTIQPADTQVGSAGSTSASRQTYVTGGAVKNSCELVREKVLELGRRKFGTYHPAWATAELLLEGGKVVTDGGEVLSDLVDVLGDESVEIEAEWRHRPTEAFDLRTGQGFGHVQYTFAAHRAVVEVDTELGLVKVIELACAQDVGKALNPLSVVGQIQGGTTQGLGIAVMEEIIVDPKTAKVRNPSFTDYLIPTILDTPTIPVDVLELADDHAPYGLRGIGEAPTLSSTPAVLAAIRNATGLELNRTPVRPEHLTGK, from the coding sequence ATGGGAACCACGGGTACACCCACCAACCTCACGCAGGGCTCCAGGACCAGGGGCGGCATCGGCGAGTCGACACTGCGCCCGGACGGCATCCTCAAGGTCACCGGCGAGTTCGCGTACTCGTCCGACATGTGGCACGAGGACATGCTCTGGGGCCAGATCCTGCGCTCCACGGTCGCCCACGCCGAGATCGTCTCCATCGACACCGGTGAGGCCCTCGCGACGCCCGGTGTCCACGCCGTCATGACGTACGACGACCTGCCGACCGAGGTGAAGAACTACGGCCTGGAGATCCAGGACACCCCGGTCCTCGCGCACGGCAAGGTCCGCCACCACGGTGAGCCGGTCGCGATCGTCGCCGCCGACCACCCGGAGACCGCGCGCCGCGCCGCCGCCAAGATCAAGGTGGAGTACCGCGAGCTGCCGGTCATCACGGACGAGGCGTCCGCGACCGCGCCGGACGCGATCCTCATCCACGAGAACCGCGACGACCACCACATCGGCCACGTCCCGCACCCCAACATCGTGCACCGCCAGCCGATCGTCCGCGGCAACGTCGAAGAGGCCGCCAAGAAGGCCGACTTCGTCGTCAAGGGCGAGTACACCTTCGGCATGCAGGACCAGGCGTTCCTGGGCCCCGAGTCCGGTCTCGCCGTGCCCGCCGAGGACGGTGGCGTCGACCTCTACATCGCCACCCAGTGGCTGCACTCCGACCTGCGCCAGATCGCGCCCGTCCTGGGCCTGCCCGAGGACAAGGTCCGGATGACGCTCTCGGGCGTCGGCGGCGCGTTCGGCGGACGCGAGGACCTGTCGATGCAGATCCACGCCTGTCTGCTCGCCCTGCGCACCGGCAAGCCCGTCAAGATCGTCTACAACCGTTTCGAGTCCTTCTTCGGGCACGTCCACCGCCACCCCGCGAAGCTCTACTACGAGCACGGGGCGACCAAGGACGGCAAGCTCACCCACCTGAAGGCCCGGATCGTCCTGGACGGCGGCGCCTACGCCTCCGCCTCCCCCGCGGTCGTCGGCAACGCCTCCTCGCTGGGCGCGGGCCCGTACGTCGTCGACGACGTCGACATCGAGGCCATCGCCCTCTACACCAACAACCCGCCCTGCGGCGCGATGCGTGGCTTCGGCGCGGTCCAGGCCTGCTTCGCCTACGAGGCCCAGATGGACAAGCTCGCCGACAAGGTGGGCATGGACCGGGTGGCCTTCCGTCAGCTCAACGCGATGGAGCAGGGGACCGTCATGCCGACCGGGCAGGTCGTCGACTCGCCGGCCCCGGTCGCCGAACTCCTGCGCCGGGTCAAGGCGATGCCGCTGCCGCCGGAGCAGCAGTGGCTCGCCGCCGGCGAGGCGGCCGACGTACGGCAGCTGCCGGGCGGCCTCTCCAACACCACGCACGGCGAGGGCGTCGTACGCGGTGTCGGCTACGCGGTCGGCATCAAGAACGTCGGCTTCTCCGAAGGCTTCGACGACTACTCGACGGCCAAGGTCCGCATGGAGGTCGTCGGCGGCGAGCCGGTCGCGACCGTGCACACCGCGATGGCCGAGGTCGGCCAGGGCGGTGTCACCGTCCACGCGCAGATCGCCCGCACCGAGCTGGGCGTCGCCCGGGTGACCATCCAGCCTGCCGACACCCAGGTGGGCAGCGCCGGTTCGACGTCCGCGTCCCGGCAGACGTACGTCACCGGTGGCGCCGTCAAGAACTCCTGCGAGCTCGTCCGTGAGAAGGTCCTGGAGCTGGGCCGCCGCAAGTTCGGTACGTACCACCCCGCTTGGGCGACCGCGGAGCTGCTCCTGGAGGGCGGCAAGGTCGTCACCGACGGCGGCGAGGTCCTCTCCGACCTGGTGGACGTGCTCGGCGACGAGTCCGTCGAGATCGAGGCCGAGTGGCGGCACCGCCCGACCGAGGCCTTCGACCTCCGTACCGGACAGGGCTTCGGCCACGTCCAGTACACGTTCGCCGCGCACCGCGCGGTGGTCGAGGTCGACACCGAACTCGGGCTGGTCAAGGTCATCGAGCTGGCCTGCGCCCAGGACGTCGGCAAGGCGCTCAACCCGCTGTCCGTCGTCGGCCAGATCCAGGGTGGCACCACCCAGGGCCTGGGCATCGCGGTCATGGAGGAGATCATCGTCGACCCCAAGACCGCGAAGGTGCGCAACCCCTCCTTCACGGACTATCTGATCCCCACGATTCTCGACACGCCGACCATCCCGGTCGACGTGCTCGAACTCGCCGACGACCACGCCCCGTACGGGCTCCGTGGCATCGGCGAGGCCCCGACCCTGTCGTCCACCCCGGCCGTCCTCGCGGCGATCCGGAACGCGACGGGTCTGGAGCTCAACAGGACGCCGGTACGTCCCGAGCACCTGACCGGCAAGTAA
- a CDS encoding (2Fe-2S)-binding protein: protein MSAPALATGTLGLTGAHPARSAVTDAYIRLAEVFPGLSVRELGRGEAAPEGDGWVGAAGLAAGGADLDTFLARDEAQVIRDYGQRARPDVVASLGLHRYAWPACLLITVPWFLLRRVPRLPVERVTFQRALGRMAVRVEEFACLPGDPAARLPGARVVPDEEALRAEVRAAAAEHLEPVLGGFGPRTRRRGRALWGMATDEVVEGLWYVAGLLGEERRARRELELLLPGTTLPYVGSAAFRELSGPNGASLPTRDRVSCCFFYTLRPEETCVNCPRTCDTDRIAKLSATATD, encoded by the coding sequence ATGTCCGCTCCCGCCCTGGCCACCGGCACCCTGGGCCTCACCGGCGCCCACCCCGCCCGCTCGGCCGTCACGGACGCGTACATCCGGCTGGCCGAGGTCTTTCCGGGGCTGAGCGTGCGGGAACTGGGACGCGGGGAAGCGGCCCCGGAGGGCGACGGCTGGGTCGGCGCCGCCGGGCTCGCGGCGGGCGGGGCGGACCTCGACACCTTCCTCGCCCGGGACGAGGCGCAGGTCATCAGGGACTACGGACAGCGGGCACGCCCGGACGTGGTGGCGAGCCTCGGACTGCACCGGTACGCCTGGCCGGCCTGTCTGCTGATCACCGTGCCGTGGTTCCTGCTGCGCCGGGTGCCCCGCCTCCCTGTGGAGCGCGTCACATTCCAGCGCGCGCTCGGCCGGATGGCGGTCCGGGTCGAGGAGTTCGCCTGCCTGCCGGGCGACCCGGCGGCCCGGCTGCCCGGCGCCCGGGTCGTCCCGGACGAGGAGGCGCTGCGGGCCGAGGTGCGGGCGGCGGCGGCCGAACACCTGGAGCCGGTCCTCGGCGGCTTCGGCCCGCGCACGCGGCGCCGTGGCCGGGCTCTGTGGGGCATGGCGACCGACGAGGTCGTCGAGGGGCTCTGGTACGTCGCCGGACTGCTCGGCGAGGAACGGCGCGCGCGGCGCGAGCTGGAGCTGCTGCTGCCGGGGACCACCCTGCCGTACGTCGGTTCCGCCGCGTTCCGTGAGCTGAGCGGCCCGAACGGGGCATCCCTGCCCACCCGCGACCGGGTGAGCTGCTGCTTCTTCTACACCCTGCGTCCCGAGGAAACCTGCGTCAACTGCCCGCGCACCTGCGACACGGACCGCATCGCCAAGTTGTCGGCCACCGCGACGGATTGA